In the genome of Sphaeramia orbicularis chromosome 13, fSphaOr1.1, whole genome shotgun sequence, one region contains:
- the LOC115432047 gene encoding aldehyde dehydrogenase family 3 member A2-like, translated as MSREQLIVQRARKSFQTGKTKPLEFRVHQLKNLLRFITEKRRNIADAVKKDLGKSEHGTELFETLGLEGEINLAIENLMEWAAPRPVEKNLLTISDEVYIQPEPLGLVLIIGAWNYPWAVTLQPLVGAIAAGNAAIIKPSEVSSYSAKAMEELLPLYLDKDLYPVVTGGVLETQELLKQKFDHIFYTGSSAVGRLVMEAASHHLTPVTLELGGKSPCYIDKNCDITVACRRITWGKFVNCGQTCIAPDYILCEPSIQSTVVEEIRKCIKEFYTDNPKSFEDYGRIINQRHFKRIMALMDGSTVALGGDSDESQCYIEPTVLKDVTSESKVMREEIFGPLLPIITVSGVDEAIQFINEREKPLVVYVFSHEKKLIKRVIAETSSGALLANDCLVHFTVSALPFGGVGNSGMGCYHGRHTFDQLSHLRSCLIKQLKMEGVNSMRYPPHTAKKMSWARFFLLKQVNMGRLRRTVLLAMLAGLAAFAVQRFLQRG; from the exons ATGTCCCGAGAGCAGCTGATTGTCCAACGGGCCAGGAAGTCCTTCCAGACAGGAAAAACCAAACCTTTGGAGTTCAGGGTCCATCAACTGAAGAATCTTCTACGTTTTATCACTGAGAAACGGCGTAACATTGCAGATGCTGTCAAAAAGGATTTGGGCAAG AGTGAACATGGAACTGAGCTGTTTGAGACTCTTGGGCTGGAGGGTGAGATCAACCTGGCCATAGAGAATCTGATGGAGTGGGCGGCTCCTCGGCCAGTGGAGAAGAACCTCCTCACCATATCAGATGAAGTTTACATCCAGCCCGAGCCCCTGGGACTGGTGCTCATCATCGGAGCATGGAATTACCCCTGGGCCGTCACCTTGCAACCACTAGTTGGAGCTATTGCTGCTG GTAATGCAGCCATAATAAAGCCATCTGAGGTCAGCTCTTACTCTGCTAAGGCCATGGAGGAACTTCTCCCTCTATATCTAGACAAG GACCTGTACCCAGTGGTGACAGGAGGAGTGTTAGAGACCCAGGAGCTGCTGAAGCAGAAATTTGATCACATTTTCTACACGGGAAGCAGCGCAGTGGGCAGACTGGTGATGGAAGCTGCATCTCACCACCTCACACCAGTGACACTGGAGTTGGGAGGAAAGAGCCCCTGCTACATTGACAAGAACTGTGACATCACTGTAGCATGCCG ACGCATCACATGGGGAAAATTTGTCAACTGTGGTCAGACGTGCATTGCTCCAGACTATATCCTGTGTGAACCTTCCATTCAGAGTACAGTGGTGGAGGAGATCAGGAAATGCATCAAG GAATTTTACACGGATAATCCGAAGAGCTTTGAGGACTATGGACGCATCATCAACCAGCGGCACTTTAAGAGGATCATGGCGCTCATGGATGGGAGCACAGTGGCTCTGGGTGGAGACAGTGATGAATCCCAGTGCTACATAG AGCCCACTGTGCTCAAAGATGTGACCAGTGAATCCAAAGTGATGAGGGAGGAGATCTTTGGACCGCTGCTTCCCATCATCACAGTGAGTGGTGTCGACGAAGCCATACAGTTTATCAACGAAAGAGAGAAACCGCTGGTGGTCTACGTTTTCTCCCATGAAAAAAAG CTGATCAAAAGGGTGATAGCTGAGACATCCAGTGGAGCTCTGCTGGCTAACGACTGCCTGGTCCACTTCACCGTCAGTGCTCTGCCCTTCGGAGGAGTCG GTAACAGCGGTATGGGCTGCTACCACGGTCGACACACCTTTGACCAGCTCAGCCACCTCCGCAGCTGTCTGATCAAGCAGCTGAAAATGGAGGGAGTCAATAGCATGCGCTACCCCCCACACACCGCCAAGAAGATGAGCTGGGCTCGATTCTTTCTGCTGAAGCAGGTTAACATGGGCCGGCTACGTCGTACGGTACTACTGGCCATGTTAGCTGGCTTGGCAGCGTTTGCGGTCCAG